The Rhodocytophaga rosea genome has a segment encoding these proteins:
- a CDS encoding MarC family NAAT transporter: MEVFLATFSALFPVINPLGATPVFLALTESLDRKSRNEQALKACLYMIGILAVFFFAGTFILNFFSLRIEDLRIAGGILILRSGLNLLNPDDAHKGNKRLSKEVQEEGLVKEDISFTPLAMPLLSGPGSIAVVIGMYNKAEGYRDFGYIIAAIIMMALASYLILRSSQRFTKFLGKGGMAALSRMMGFIVLSIGVSFIVNGILSLVEMNQAK, encoded by the coding sequence ATGGAAGTTTTTTTAGCCACCTTTTCTGCCCTATTTCCGGTAATCAATCCTTTGGGCGCTACACCTGTATTCCTGGCACTTACAGAGTCTTTAGACAGAAAAAGCCGAAACGAACAGGCACTAAAAGCCTGCTTGTATATGATAGGTATCCTGGCGGTTTTCTTCTTTGCCGGTACATTTATTCTGAATTTTTTTAGCCTCCGCATTGAGGACCTGCGTATTGCCGGTGGAATTCTTATCCTGCGGTCAGGACTTAATTTGCTCAATCCCGATGATGCCCATAAAGGCAATAAGCGTTTATCGAAAGAGGTACAGGAAGAAGGCTTAGTAAAAGAAGATATTTCATTTACTCCATTAGCTATGCCTTTACTTTCTGGTCCGGGGTCTATTGCCGTAGTGATTGGTATGTACAATAAGGCCGAAGGATACCGGGATTTTGGCTATATCATCGCAGCTATTATTATGATGGCGCTGGCATCCTATCTTATTTTACGCTCCTCCCAGCGGTTTACTAAGTTTCTGGGAAAAGGCGGAATGGCTGCCCTCTCGCGTATGATGGGTTTTATTGTACTTTCTATTGGCGTGAGTTTTATTGTAAATGGCATATTGTCTCTGGTAGAGATGAACCAGGCGAAATAA
- the tuf gene encoding elongation factor Tu, protein MAKENFDRSKPHVNIGTIGHVDHGKTTLTAAITKVLSEKGLAEKRDFSQIDNAPEERERGITINTSHVEYSTVNRHYAHVDCPGHADYVKNMVTGAAQMDGAILVVAATDGPMPQTREHILLARQVGVPQLVVFMNKVDMVDDPELLELVEMEIRELLSFYEFDGDNIPVIQGSALGALNGEPKWVKTVEALMEAVDSWIPIPKRLTDLPFLMPVEDVFSITGRGTVATGRIERGIVNSGEPVEILGMGAENLKSTVTGVEMFRKILDRGEAGDNVGLLLRGIEKESIRRGMVICKPNSVKPHSEFKAEVYVLSKEEGGRHTPFFNKYRPQFYLRTTDVTGEIQLPADIEMVMPGDNVTITVKLINPVAMEKGLRFAIREGGRTVGAGQVTEILK, encoded by the coding sequence ATGGCTAAAGAAAATTTTGACCGTTCCAAACCTCACGTGAATATTGGTACTATCGGTCACGTTGACCACGGTAAAACTACTCTGACTGCTGCAATCACTAAAGTATTATCTGAGAAAGGCTTGGCAGAAAAGAGAGATTTCTCTCAGATTGATAATGCACCTGAAGAAAGAGAAAGAGGTATTACGATCAATACTTCTCACGTAGAATATTCTACTGTAAACCGCCACTATGCACACGTTGATTGCCCTGGCCACGCTGACTATGTTAAAAACATGGTTACTGGTGCTGCGCAAATGGATGGTGCTATCCTGGTAGTAGCTGCTACAGATGGTCCAATGCCTCAAACCCGCGAACATATTCTGTTAGCCCGTCAGGTAGGTGTACCTCAACTGGTTGTATTCATGAACAAAGTGGATATGGTAGATGATCCCGAATTATTAGAGCTGGTAGAAATGGAAATCCGTGAACTATTGAGCTTCTATGAATTTGATGGTGATAATATTCCGGTAATCCAGGGTTCTGCCTTGGGCGCATTAAATGGTGAGCCAAAATGGGTAAAAACAGTAGAAGCGTTAATGGAAGCAGTAGATAGCTGGATTCCAATACCAAAACGTTTGACTGATCTGCCTTTCCTGATGCCTGTTGAAGACGTATTCTCAATCACTGGCCGGGGTACTGTTGCCACCGGAAGAATTGAAAGAGGTATTGTTAACTCTGGCGAGCCTGTAGAAATCCTGGGTATGGGTGCTGAAAACCTTAAATCTACTGTTACTGGTGTGGAAATGTTCCGCAAAATCCTTGACAGAGGTGAAGCTGGTGACAACGTAGGATTATTGTTACGTGGTATTGAAAAAGAAAGTATCCGCCGGGGTATGGTTATCTGTAAGCCTAATTCAGTAAAACCTCACTCAGAATTTAAAGCTGAAGTGTACGTGTTATCAAAAGAAGAAGGAGGCCGTCATACGCCATTCTTTAATAAATACCGTCCACAGTTCTATCTGAGAACTACTGACGTAACCGGAGAAATCCAGTTACCAGCTGATATTGAAATGGTAATGCCTGGTGACAACGTAACTATCACTGTGAAGTTGATCAACCCGGTTGCCATGGAAAAAGGTCTGCGTTTCGCTATCCGTGAAGGTGGTAGAACCGTAGGTGCTGGTCAGGTTACTGAAATCTTAAAATAA
- the secE gene encoding preprotein translocase subunit SecE, translating to MEKLTAFLKDSVEEIRTKVSWPKFSELQSSSTLVLVASLIFALLVGVIDFGFQNAMDWFYSSF from the coding sequence ATGGAAAAATTAACAGCTTTTTTGAAAGATTCTGTAGAAGAAATCAGAACCAAAGTATCCTGGCCTAAATTCAGTGAATTACAGAGCAGTTCTACGTTGGTGTTGGTAGCTTCTCTTATTTTTGCGCTTCTGGTAGGAGTAATCGATTTTGGTTTTCAAAATGCCATGGATTGGTTCTACAGTTCTTTTTAA
- the nusG gene encoding transcription termination/antitermination protein NusG, which translates to MSELKWYVIRAVAGQEKKIKTYLENEITRQSLADQIPQIIIPSEKVYEIRNGKKRVRDKTTLPGYIIISADLTNGEVSHVITSIPGVIGFLGSDTGQGAAAKIPVPLRQSEINRILGKIDEAQEQGEKLETPFIVGESVMVMDGPFKTFKGTVEEIFEERKKLKVMVKIFGRNTPVELSYMEVQKQE; encoded by the coding sequence ATGAGTGAGTTAAAGTGGTATGTAATTAGAGCTGTTGCCGGGCAGGAGAAAAAAATAAAGACCTATCTGGAAAACGAAATCACCCGGCAGAGTCTGGCTGATCAAATTCCTCAAATTATTATCCCGTCAGAAAAAGTATACGAGATCAGAAACGGTAAAAAGAGAGTCAGGGATAAAACTACTTTGCCCGGCTATATTATTATCTCCGCTGATCTGACGAATGGTGAAGTATCGCACGTAATTACGAGTATTCCGGGTGTAATTGGTTTTCTGGGTTCTGATACAGGCCAGGGTGCAGCAGCTAAAATACCTGTTCCTTTACGCCAGTCAGAAATAAACCGGATTCTGGGCAAAATTGATGAAGCCCAGGAACAAGGCGAAAAGCTGGAAACTCCATTTATTGTGGGAGAAAGTGTGATGGTAATGGATGGTCCGTTTAAAACTTTCAAAGGTACGGTAGAGGAGATTTTTGAAGAGCGGAAAAAACTGAAAGTAATGGTAAAGATTTTCGGCCGCAATACGCCAGTTGAATTGAGTTACATGGAAGTTCAAAAACAAGAATAA
- the rplK gene encoding 50S ribosomal protein L11 — protein sequence MAKEVTGYLKLQVKGGAANPSPPIGPALGSKGLNIMEFCKQFNARTQDKAGQVLPVLITYYNDKSFDFVIKTPPAPVLILEAAKVKSGSAEPNRNKVGSISWDQVKQIATTKMPDLNAFELDSAMKMVAGTARSMGVNVTGKAPWES from the coding sequence ATGGCTAAAGAAGTAACCGGATATTTAAAATTACAGGTAAAAGGAGGAGCCGCTAATCCGTCGCCACCTATCGGACCTGCCTTGGGTAGCAAGGGCTTAAATATCATGGAGTTCTGCAAACAATTTAATGCAAGAACCCAGGATAAAGCAGGACAGGTATTGCCCGTACTGATCACCTACTATAATGATAAGTCGTTTGACTTTGTCATCAAAACTCCCCCGGCTCCGGTATTGATTCTGGAAGCGGCTAAGGTAAAAAGTGGTTCAGCAGAGCCAAATCGTAACAAAGTGGGTTCCATTAGCTGGGACCAGGTAAAGCAGATTGCCACTACCAAAATGCCTGACCTGAATGCATTTGAACTTGATTCTGCTATGAAAATGGTAGCAGGAACAGCCAGAAGCATGGGAGTTAATGTAACCGGAAAAGCTCCTTGGGAAAGTTAA
- the rplA gene encoding 50S ribosomal protein L1, giving the protein MGKLTKKQKEAQSKFDLEKSYSLKEAADILKQITFTKFDASVDIDIRLGVDPRKADQMVRGVVALPHGTGKQVRVLVLCTPDKEADAKAAGADYVGLDEYIQKIEQGWTDVDVIITMPTVMAKVGRLGRILGPRGLMPNPKSGTVTLDVAKAVKEVKAGKIDFKVDKYGIVHASIGKISFSPEQILDNVQEVINTVAKLKPASAKGTYFRTVHLSTTMSPGVTIDKSTVTGI; this is encoded by the coding sequence ATGGGAAAGTTAACTAAAAAACAAAAAGAAGCACAATCTAAATTTGATTTAGAAAAAAGCTATTCTCTCAAAGAAGCTGCTGATATTTTAAAACAAATCACATTTACGAAGTTTGATGCTTCTGTAGATATAGATATCCGCCTGGGTGTAGATCCCCGTAAGGCCGACCAGATGGTGAGAGGCGTAGTTGCCTTGCCACATGGTACTGGTAAACAAGTACGTGTATTAGTACTTTGCACACCTGATAAAGAAGCTGATGCTAAAGCTGCCGGTGCTGATTATGTAGGTCTGGATGAATATATTCAGAAAATCGAGCAAGGCTGGACAGATGTAGATGTGATCATCACAATGCCTACTGTAATGGCCAAAGTTGGTAGATTAGGTAGAATTTTAGGCCCAAGAGGTCTGATGCCAAATCCTAAATCTGGTACTGTTACTCTTGATGTAGCCAAAGCAGTGAAAGAAGTAAAAGCGGGTAAAATTGATTTCAAAGTGGACAAATATGGTATTGTTCATGCCAGTATTGGTAAGATTTCTTTCTCTCCGGAGCAAATCCTGGATAATGTACAGGAAGTAATTAATACGGTTGCCAAATTGAAGCCTGCTTCAGCAAAAGGTACCTATTTCAGAACGGTTCATCTGTCTACCACAATGAGTCCGGGTGTAACTATTGATAAAAGCACTGTAACAGGTATATAA
- the rplJ gene encoding 50S ribosomal protein L10 has product MTREEKAVIIGALTQKFNENPFFYITDTSDLTVAEVNALRRLCFERGVEYRVIKNTLIKKALESVKGDYTPLHDTALKGFSGVFFSSTDGKTPAKLIKEFRGKVKGNQKPILKGASIDSDLFIGNDSLDTLISLKSKTELVGEIIGLLQSPAKNVLSALQSGGNKIAGIVKTLSEKEG; this is encoded by the coding sequence ATGACAAGGGAAGAGAAAGCTGTTATTATTGGGGCGTTGACTCAGAAGTTCAACGAAAACCCCTTCTTTTATATTACTGACACTTCTGATCTGACTGTGGCCGAAGTGAATGCCTTGCGCAGATTGTGTTTTGAAAGAGGTGTGGAATATAGGGTAATTAAAAACACATTGATTAAAAAAGCTCTGGAAAGTGTAAAAGGGGATTATACGCCTTTACATGATACAGCGCTAAAAGGATTTTCAGGTGTTTTCTTTTCATCTACAGATGGAAAAACGCCTGCAAAACTGATAAAAGAATTTCGTGGTAAAGTAAAAGGTAATCAAAAACCTATATTAAAGGGTGCTTCCATCGACTCTGATCTCTTTATAGGCAATGATAGTTTAGATACCCTGATCAGCCTTAAATCTAAGACTGAACTTGTAGGTGAAATTATCGGGTTACTTCAGTCTCCTGCTAAAAATGTACTGTCTGCGCTGCAAAGTGGTGGCAATAAGATTGCAGGTATTGTTAAAACTCTATCCGAAAAAGAAGGTTAA
- the rplL gene encoding 50S ribosomal protein L7/L12: protein MADLKAFAEQLVNLTVKEVNELAAILKSDYGIEPAAAAVAVSSGAGGGAAAEAKPAEKTTFDVILKHPGGAKLAIVKLVKDLTGLGLKEAKELVDSAPKAVKEGIAKDEAEGLKKQLEEAGAEVELK, encoded by the coding sequence ATGGCAGATCTGAAAGCGTTCGCAGAACAGTTGGTAAATTTAACTGTAAAAGAAGTAAATGAGTTAGCAGCAATCCTGAAAAGTGATTATGGCATTGAACCTGCCGCTGCTGCAGTAGCTGTATCATCTGGTGCCGGTGGCGGTGCTGCTGCTGAAGCTAAACCAGCTGAGAAAACAACTTTTGATGTGATCTTGAAACACCCAGGTGGAGCTAAATTAGCTATCGTAAAATTAGTAAAAGACCTGACTGGCTTAGGCTTGAAAGAAGCAAAAGAATTAGTAGACTCTGCGCCTAAAGCTGTAAAAGAAGGTATTGCTAAAGACGAAGCAGAAGGCTTAAAGAAACAATTAGAAGAAGCCGGTGCTGAAGTAGAATTAAAATAA
- the rpoB gene encoding DNA-directed RNA polymerase subunit beta, with protein MANTKQSARVSFASIKSVIEYPDFLDIQLQSFMDFFQLETPAENRSQEGLFKVFSENFPISDSRENFKLEFIDYLIDPPKYSVDECIDRGLTYSVPLKAKLRLSCNDADNEDFETIEQEVFLGNIPYMTTRGSFVINGAERVIVSQLHRSPGVFFAQSKHTNGTKLYSARIIPFKGSWIEFATDVNNVMYAYIDRKKKFPVTTLLRAIGFGSDKDILDLFGLSEEVQASKDSLKKIIGRKLAARVLRTWTEDFVDEDTGEVVSIDRNEVLLERDSIIHEEDLETILESGTKSVILHREDINVADYTIIYNTLQKDNSNSEKEAVEQIYRQLRNTEAPDEQTARDIIQNLFFSDKRYDLGEVGRYRINKKLGLDIDTNVRVLTTEDIISIVKYLIGLINSKALVDDIDHLSNRRVRTVGEQLYSQFGVGLARMARTIKERMNVRDNEDFKPVDLINARTLSSVINSFFGTNQLSQFMDQTNPLAEITHKRRMSALGPGGLSRERAGFEVRDVHYTHYGRLCTIETPEGPNIGLISSLCVHAKVNSMGFIETPYRFVDEGKVNLEKPVIYLTAEEEDTHYIAQANATINDKGEFLYDKIKARFEGDFPVLEPDKVTYMDVAPNQIVSVAASLIPFLEHDDANRALMGSNMQRQAVPLFRPEAPIVGTGLEKRVAMDSRALVIAEENGVVDFVDSTKIVLRYDLTEDQKLVSFDQELKTYNLIKFRRTNQDTCINLKPIVYKGDKVLKGQVLCEGYATNNGELALGRNLKVAFMPWQGYNFEDAIVISEKVVREDIFTSIHIEEFELEVRDTKRGEEELTSEIPNVSEEAVKNLDENGIIRVGSEVKEGDILIGKITPKGETDPTPEEKLLRAIFGDKAGDVKDASMKAPPSLKGVVIDTKLFSRPKKDKDLREKSKNEVKVLMKRYSKELTAVRTIMIDKLVALLDGKTSQGVRHKFGDEIITKGVKFSRKNITDGLFPDKNIYRDESTYNVAEEVNLIADIILDNWTSDAHINDLLVKMVKNYNKGRNEISGKFKRERFTLEVGDELPAGIVKLAKVYVAKKRKLKVGDKMAGRHGNKGVVAKIVREEDMPFLEDGTPVDIVLNPLGVPSRMNLGQIYETVLGWAGLKLGKKYATPIFDGATEAEVSKELKTAGLPEFGRTYLFDGLSGTRFDQKVTVGVIYMLKLGHLVDDKMHARSIGPYSLITQQPLGGKAQFGGQRFGEMEVWALEAFGASHVLQEILTVKSDDVIGRAKAYEAIVKGENMPKPNIPESFNVLVHELRGLALEITLD; from the coding sequence TTGGCAAATACAAAACAATCCGCCCGTGTAAGTTTCGCCTCTATAAAATCTGTAATCGAGTATCCTGATTTTCTTGATATCCAATTGCAGTCTTTTATGGACTTTTTTCAGCTGGAAACCCCTGCTGAAAACCGTTCCCAGGAAGGACTTTTTAAGGTTTTTTCCGAGAACTTTCCTATTTCAGACTCACGGGAAAATTTCAAACTCGAATTTATTGATTACCTGATTGATCCTCCCAAATATTCTGTTGACGAATGTATCGACCGGGGATTAACCTATTCAGTTCCATTAAAAGCAAAATTGAGATTATCCTGCAACGATGCAGATAATGAAGATTTTGAAACGATTGAGCAAGAGGTGTTCTTAGGAAATATTCCCTATATGACCACCCGTGGCTCATTTGTTATCAATGGCGCTGAGCGTGTGATTGTATCTCAGTTGCACCGTTCACCAGGGGTGTTTTTTGCACAAAGCAAGCATACCAATGGTACTAAATTATACTCAGCCAGAATTATTCCATTCAAAGGTTCCTGGATTGAGTTTGCTACAGACGTGAACAACGTAATGTATGCCTATATCGACCGGAAAAAGAAATTTCCGGTAACTACCTTGTTACGTGCCATTGGCTTTGGTTCTGATAAAGATATTCTGGATTTGTTTGGATTATCTGAAGAAGTGCAGGCTAGTAAAGATTCTTTGAAAAAGATCATTGGACGTAAATTGGCTGCAAGGGTACTCAGAACCTGGACAGAAGATTTTGTGGACGAGGATACTGGTGAAGTTGTTTCTATTGACAGAAATGAAGTGTTGCTGGAACGGGATTCCATTATACATGAAGAAGATCTGGAAACTATTCTGGAGTCGGGTACTAAATCTGTTATTCTGCACCGGGAAGATATCAACGTAGCAGATTATACGATTATCTACAACACCTTACAGAAAGATAATTCCAACTCTGAGAAAGAAGCGGTAGAGCAAATCTACCGTCAGTTGAGAAATACGGAAGCTCCTGATGAGCAAACAGCCAGAGATATTATCCAGAATTTGTTCTTCAGCGATAAGCGTTACGATTTAGGTGAAGTTGGCCGCTACCGGATCAATAAGAAATTAGGTCTGGATATTGATACCAATGTACGGGTATTGACGACTGAAGATATTATTTCAATCGTGAAGTATCTGATTGGTCTGATTAACTCTAAAGCTTTAGTAGATGATATTGACCACTTGAGCAATCGCCGGGTTCGTACAGTAGGAGAGCAGTTGTATAGTCAGTTTGGTGTTGGTCTGGCCCGTATGGCCCGTACCATCAAAGAAAGAATGAACGTTCGTGATAATGAAGATTTCAAACCAGTTGACTTGATTAACGCCCGTACACTTTCTTCTGTAATCAACTCTTTCTTCGGTACCAACCAGTTATCCCAGTTTATGGATCAAACCAATCCATTGGCTGAGATTACCCATAAACGCCGTATGTCGGCATTAGGACCAGGTGGTTTGTCGCGCGAAAGAGCAGGTTTTGAGGTACGTGACGTACACTATACCCACTATGGCCGTTTGTGTACAATTGAGACACCTGAAGGACCAAATATTGGTTTGATTTCTTCATTATGCGTACATGCGAAAGTAAACAGCATGGGCTTTATAGAAACACCTTACCGTTTTGTAGATGAAGGAAAAGTAAATCTGGAAAAACCGGTTATATACTTAACTGCTGAAGAAGAAGATACCCATTACATTGCCCAGGCAAATGCTACAATCAATGATAAAGGTGAATTCTTGTATGATAAAATTAAAGCCCGTTTTGAAGGCGACTTCCCTGTATTGGAGCCAGACAAGGTAACTTACATGGACGTAGCTCCTAACCAGATTGTTTCGGTAGCTGCTTCTCTGATTCCATTCCTGGAGCATGATGATGCTAACCGTGCGCTGATGGGTTCAAACATGCAACGCCAGGCTGTTCCACTATTCAGGCCAGAAGCTCCGATTGTAGGAACTGGTTTGGAGAAAAGGGTGGCAATGGATTCCAGAGCGCTGGTAATTGCTGAGGAAAATGGAGTAGTTGATTTTGTGGATTCTACTAAAATTGTATTGCGCTACGATCTCACAGAAGACCAGAAACTGGTAAGCTTCGATCAGGAACTCAAAACATATAACCTGATTAAATTCAGAAGAACCAACCAGGATACCTGTATTAATTTGAAGCCTATTGTTTACAAAGGTGACAAGGTGTTAAAAGGACAGGTTCTTTGCGAAGGATATGCGACCAATAATGGCGAATTAGCTCTAGGGCGTAACCTGAAAGTGGCGTTTATGCCATGGCAGGGATACAACTTTGAGGATGCGATTGTAATCTCTGAAAAAGTAGTTCGGGAAGATATCTTCACTTCTATTCACATTGAAGAATTTGAACTGGAAGTACGCGATACCAAACGCGGTGAAGAAGAACTTACTTCTGAAATTCCAAACGTAAGTGAAGAAGCGGTTAAAAACCTGGATGAGAATGGAATTATCAGGGTAGGTTCTGAAGTAAAAGAAGGAGATATTCTGATTGGTAAAATCACACCAAAAGGAGAAACTGACCCAACGCCTGAAGAGAAACTATTACGTGCGATTTTTGGAGATAAAGCCGGTGATGTGAAAGATGCCTCTATGAAAGCGCCGCCTTCATTGAAAGGGGTAGTAATTGATACCAAACTGTTCTCTCGCCCTAAAAAGGACAAAGACCTTCGTGAAAAATCAAAGAACGAGGTAAAAGTGCTCATGAAGCGCTACAGCAAGGAACTTACTGCTGTACGTACCATTATGATAGATAAACTGGTAGCATTGCTGGATGGCAAAACCAGCCAGGGAGTACGTCATAAATTTGGAGATGAGATTATTACAAAGGGCGTTAAGTTTAGCAGAAAGAACATTACCGATGGTTTATTCCCGGATAAGAACATTTACCGGGATGAAAGCACCTATAATGTGGCTGAAGAAGTGAACCTGATTGCCGACATCATTCTGGATAACTGGACATCCGATGCACATATCAATGATCTGCTCGTGAAAATGGTGAAAAACTATAACAAAGGCAGAAATGAGATCTCAGGTAAATTCAAACGGGAACGGTTTACACTGGAAGTTGGCGATGAGTTACCGGCAGGTATCGTAAAATTAGCAAAGGTATATGTTGCTAAAAAACGTAAACTGAAAGTAGGAGATAAAATGGCAGGCCGTCACGGTAACAAAGGGGTAGTAGCTAAGATAGTGCGTGAAGAAGACATGCCATTCCTGGAAGACGGAACACCAGTGGATATTGTGTTGAATCCGCTTGGCGTACCTTCAAGGATGAACCTCGGTCAGATTTATGAAACTGTATTAGGATGGGCCGGTCTGAAACTGGGCAAGAAATATGCAACCCCGATTTTTGATGGCGCTACTGAAGCAGAAGTTAGCAAAGAACTGAAGACAGCAGGTTTACCAGAGTTCGGACGTACATATCTTTTTGATGGATTAAGTGGAACCCGGTTTGACCAGAAAGTAACAGTAGGGGTAATTTACATGCTGAAATTAGGTCACCTGGTAGATGATAAGATGCACGCCCGTTCTATCGGACCGTACTCACTCATCACGCAACAGCCGCTGGGTGGTAAAGCACAATTCGGTGGTCAGCGTTTTGGTGAAATGGAGGTATGGGCACTGGAAGCATTCGGTGCATCCCACGTATTGCAGGAAATTCTGACTGTTAAATCTGATGACGTAATAGGCAGAGCAAAAGCATACGAAGCCATTGTGAAAGGTGAAAATATGCCGAAACCAAACATTCCTGAATCATTTAATGTTCTGGTTCATGAGTTAAGAGGTCTGGCGCTGGAAATTACGTTAGATTAA